A single window of Gossypium arboreum isolate Shixiya-1 chromosome 13, ASM2569848v2, whole genome shotgun sequence DNA harbors:
- the LOC108486634 gene encoding uncharacterized protein LOC108486634 isoform X2: protein MAAPLSSHFRPLCFSSQSCSIPKPNLFPSSLSFPPLRSLSPSNAKKFSKSPLLAFSSSNFDASHFNDGFSPNPTPSKEIEPLDVSLIQKDVPPTTVDAMKRTISGMLGLLPSDRFQVFIEALWEPLSKLLVSSMMTGYTLRNAEYRLCLERNLGCEGDLENQTSEKANFDLQEMLLDSTKINEFSEKNDLSSESEKTIEDQFEDIDFQGLGEMPLETRKYILHLKARLTSVKKELHEVKRKNAALQMQQFVGEEKNDLLDYLRSLQPEKVAELSEPTSPELKETIHSVVHGLLATLSPRMHSKVPPLSENTTTGTVNIGSEDCAELVENTSLQFQPFISLTRDYLARLLFWCMLLGHYLRGLEYRLELMELLSLTSSPGNNSYGDEQVV, encoded by the exons ATGGCCGCCCCTCTTTCCTCTCATTTCCGTCCCCTTTGCTTCTCTTCCCAATCATGTTCGATTCCAAAGCCCAATCTCTTTCCTTCCTCTCTCTCCTTCCCTCCTCTTCGCTCCCTCTCCCCTTCGAACGCTAAAAAATTCTCCAAATCCCCTCTCCTCGCTTTCTCTTCCTCTAATTTCGATGCCTCTCATTTCAATGATGGCTTCAGTCCCAATCCTACCCCATCTAAG GAGATTGAACCACTGGATGTTAGCCTTATTCAAAAAGATGTACCCCCCACAACTGTGGATGCCATGAAAAGGACTATCTCGGGAATGTTGGGTTTACTTCCATCTGATAGGTTTCAAGTCTTTATCGAGGCACTATGGGAACCTCTCTCCAAATTGTTGGTTTCTTCTATGATGACTGG TTATACATTGAGAAATGCTGAATATAGGCTTTGCCTTGAACGGAACCTTGGTTGTGAAGGAGATTTGGAAAATCAAACTTCAGAAAAGGCAAACTTCGATTTACAAGAGATGTTATTGGACAGtacaaaaataaatgaattttcagAGAAAAATGATTTGTCCTCTGAATCTGAAAAAACCATTGAAGACCAATTTGAAGATATTGACTTTCAAGGCCTGGGTGAAATGCCCCTGGAAACTCGTAAATACATTCTTCATTTGAAGGCTCGACTAACTTCAGTGAAAAAG GAACTTCATGAAGTAAAGAGGAAAAATGCTGCTCTACAAATGCAACAGTTTGTTGGGGAAGAAAAGAATGATTTACTTGACTACTTAAGATCACTTCAACCAGAAAAG GTAGCTGAACTTTCTGAACCAACATCTCCTGAACTGAAGGAAACAATCCACTCTGTAGTCCATGGTCTCCTTGCCACTCTTTCTCCGAGGATGCATTCCAAGGTTCCTCCTTTGTCAGAGAACACCACAACTGGAACTGTAAACATTGGGAGTGAAGACTGTGCAGAACTTGTTGAGAATacttctcttcaattccagcccTTCATTTCATTAACGCGGGACTATCTTGCTCGTCTTCTTTTCTG GTGCATGCTGTTGGGGCACTACCTTAGAGGCCTCGAGTATCGGTTGGAGCTAATGGAGCTTCTGTCATTGACAAGCAGTCCCGGCAATAATAGTTATGGTGATGAGCAAGTTGTTTAG
- the LOC108486634 gene encoding uncharacterized protein LOC108486634 isoform X1, whose protein sequence is MAAPLSSHFRPLCFSSQSCSIPKPNLFPSSLSFPPLRSLSPSNAKKFSKSPLLAFSSSNFDASHFNDGFSPNPTPSKKSVLTNLIQEIEPLDVSLIQKDVPPTTVDAMKRTISGMLGLLPSDRFQVFIEALWEPLSKLLVSSMMTGYTLRNAEYRLCLERNLGCEGDLENQTSEKANFDLQEMLLDSTKINEFSEKNDLSSESEKTIEDQFEDIDFQGLGEMPLETRKYILHLKARLTSVKKELHEVKRKNAALQMQQFVGEEKNDLLDYLRSLQPEKVAELSEPTSPELKETIHSVVHGLLATLSPRMHSKVPPLSENTTTGTVNIGSEDCAELVENTSLQFQPFISLTRDYLARLLFWCMLLGHYLRGLEYRLELMELLSLTSSPGNNSYGDEQVV, encoded by the exons ATGGCCGCCCCTCTTTCCTCTCATTTCCGTCCCCTTTGCTTCTCTTCCCAATCATGTTCGATTCCAAAGCCCAATCTCTTTCCTTCCTCTCTCTCCTTCCCTCCTCTTCGCTCCCTCTCCCCTTCGAACGCTAAAAAATTCTCCAAATCCCCTCTCCTCGCTTTCTCTTCCTCTAATTTCGATGCCTCTCATTTCAATGATGGCTTCAGTCCCAATCCTACCCCATCTAAG AAATCTGTCCTTACCAATCTGATACAGGAGATTGAACCACTGGATGTTAGCCTTATTCAAAAAGATGTACCCCCCACAACTGTGGATGCCATGAAAAGGACTATCTCGGGAATGTTGGGTTTACTTCCATCTGATAGGTTTCAAGTCTTTATCGAGGCACTATGGGAACCTCTCTCCAAATTGTTGGTTTCTTCTATGATGACTGG TTATACATTGAGAAATGCTGAATATAGGCTTTGCCTTGAACGGAACCTTGGTTGTGAAGGAGATTTGGAAAATCAAACTTCAGAAAAGGCAAACTTCGATTTACAAGAGATGTTATTGGACAGtacaaaaataaatgaattttcagAGAAAAATGATTTGTCCTCTGAATCTGAAAAAACCATTGAAGACCAATTTGAAGATATTGACTTTCAAGGCCTGGGTGAAATGCCCCTGGAAACTCGTAAATACATTCTTCATTTGAAGGCTCGACTAACTTCAGTGAAAAAG GAACTTCATGAAGTAAAGAGGAAAAATGCTGCTCTACAAATGCAACAGTTTGTTGGGGAAGAAAAGAATGATTTACTTGACTACTTAAGATCACTTCAACCAGAAAAG GTAGCTGAACTTTCTGAACCAACATCTCCTGAACTGAAGGAAACAATCCACTCTGTAGTCCATGGTCTCCTTGCCACTCTTTCTCCGAGGATGCATTCCAAGGTTCCTCCTTTGTCAGAGAACACCACAACTGGAACTGTAAACATTGGGAGTGAAGACTGTGCAGAACTTGTTGAGAATacttctcttcaattccagcccTTCATTTCATTAACGCGGGACTATCTTGCTCGTCTTCTTTTCTG GTGCATGCTGTTGGGGCACTACCTTAGAGGCCTCGAGTATCGGTTGGAGCTAATGGAGCTTCTGTCATTGACAAGCAGTCCCGGCAATAATAGTTATGGTGATGAGCAAGTTGTTTAG
- the LOC108485714 gene encoding probable indole-3-acetic acid-amido synthetase GH3.1, with product MAVDSPLSSPLGPPACEKDAKALQFIEEMTRNAESVQQRVLAEILSRNAETEYLTRFQLNGATDRETFKSKLPVITYEDLQPEIHRIANGDRSAILSAQPISEFLTSSGTSAGERKLMPTIKEELDRRQLLYSLLMPVMNLYVAGLDKGKGLYFLFVKSETRTPGGLLARPVLTSYYKSDHFKTRPYDPYNVYTSPNEAILCPDSFQSMYTQMLCGLLDRHQVLRLGAVFASGLLRAIRFLQLNWRQLAHDMETGSLNLKITDPLLRECIVKTLKPNPELAQFVHHECSKDDWEGIIVRIWPNTKYLDVIVTGAMAQYIPTLDYYSGGLPLACTMYASSECYFGLNLNPMCKPSEVSYTIMPNMAYFEFSPHEPNLDSTGFDFTRELPPKLVDLVDVEVGNEYELLITTYAGLCRYRVGDILRVTGFHNSAPQFHFVRRKNVLLSIDSDKTDEAELQTAVENASHLLREHNASVVEYTSHADTKTIPGHYVVYWELLVKDSTNSPDNDTLEQCCLAMEESLNSVYRQGRVADNSIGPLEIRVVKNGTFEELMDYAISRGASINQYKVPRCVNFTPIMELLDSRVVSAHFSPALPHWSPERSQ from the exons ATGGCCGTCGATTCGCCTCTCTCGTCTCCGCTAGGTCCGCCGGCGTGCGAGAAAGATGCGAAAGCTTTGCAGTTCATCGAGGAAATGACTCGAAATGCCGAGTCCGTTCAACAGAGAGTCCTCGCTGAAATCTTATCCCGAAACGCAGAGACTGAGTACCTCACACGGTTCCAACTCAACGGTGCAACCGACCGAGAAACTTTCAAGTCCAAGCTCCCGGTCATTACTTACGAGGACCTTCAGCCTGAAATCCATCGTATTGCTAATGGCGACCGCTCTGCTATTTTATCTGCCCAACCCATCTCAGAATTCCTCACCAG CTCCGGGACATCAGCTGGTGAGAGGAAACTCATGCCTACAATTAAAGAAGAGCTAGATCGCCGTCAGTTGCTTTACAGTTTGCTCATGCCAGTGATGAATCT TTATGTGGCAGGCTTGGACAAAGGCAAGGGCCTATATTTCTTGTTCGTGAAATCGGAGACAAGGACCCCCGGTGGTCTCTTGGCTCGCCCTGTCCTCACCAGCTACTACAAGAGCGACCATTTCAAGACTCGCCCTTACGATCCTTACAACGTTTACACCAGCCCCAACGAGGCCATCCTCTGCCCCGACTCGTTTCAGAGCATGTACACCCAGATGCTCTGTGGCCTCCTTGACCGCCACCAAGTTCTTCGCCTCGGCGCGGTCTTCGCTTCTGGACTCCTCCGTGCAATCAGGTTTCTTCAGCTCAACTGGAGACAACTCGCACATGATATGGAAACGGGTTCCTTGAACTTGAAAATCACTGACCCTTTATTGAGGGAATGCATTGTTAAGACCCTGAAACCTAACCCCGAGCTTGCCCAGTTCGTCCACCATGAGTGTTCGAAGGATGATTGGGAGGGGATCATTGTAAGAATTTGGCCTAACACGAAATATCTCGACGTCATTGTAACCGGAGCTATGGCGCAGTATATTCCAACCCTTGATTATTACAGTGGTGGGTTACCTTTGGCTTGCACCATGTATGCTTCGTCTGAATGTTACTTTGGTTTGAACCTTAACCCCATGTGTAAACCATCGGAAGTTTCTTATACCATCATGCCCAACATGGCGTACTTCGAATTCTCACCCCACGAGCCTAATCTTGACTCAACTGGTTTCGATTTCACTCGTGAATTGCCTCCTAAACTCGTCGACCTCGTGGATGTGGAAGTTGGGAACGAATATGAGCTCCTAATCACAACCTATGCGGGGCTATGCAGGTACCGAGTGGGCGACATTCTTCGCGTCACCGGTTTCCACAACTCGGCCCCGCAATTCCATTTCGTCAGGAGGAAAAACGTGTTGCTCAGCATCGACTCGGACAAAACCGACGAGGCTGAGCTGCAAACAGCGGTCGAGAATGCTTCTCACCTCCTCCGTGAGCACAATGCCAGCGTCGTGGAGTACACGAGTCACGCTGATACAAAAACAATCCCTGGTCATTACGTAGTATACTGGGAATTGTTGGTGAAAGACTCGACCAACTCCCCAGACAATGATACCCTAGAACAATGTTGTTTAGCAATGGAAGAGTCACTGAACTCAGTATACCGGCAAGGGCGAGTGGCGGATAACTCGATTGGACCGCTAGAAATCCGAGTGGTGAAAAACGGGACGTTTGAAGAGTTAATGGATTACGCAATATCAAGAGGAGCATCCATTAATCAATACAAGGTTCCAAGGTGTGTTAATTTCACCCCAATCATGGAGTTGCTGGATTCTAGGGTGGTATCTGCACATTTTAGCCCAGCTTTGCCACATTGGTCCCCAGAAAGAAGTCAATGA